The following are encoded in a window of Trichomycterus rosablanca isolate fTriRos1 chromosome 13, fTriRos1.hap1, whole genome shotgun sequence genomic DNA:
- the nubpl gene encoding iron-sulfur protein NUBPL yields MGFFSRCRKLSHVLKQSSANAVLYSCNNTHVQPLSAACKHDVRFKSSGAGEKLQERQKAHMARGLPKQKPIAGVKEVIVVASGKGGVGKSTTAVNLALAFMANDQSKTVGLLDADVYGPSIPKLMNLRGNPELTESNLMRPLTNFGIPCMSMGFLVEDTAPIVWRGLMVMSAIEKLLRQVDWGLLDYLVIDMPPGTGDVQLSITQNIPVAGAVIVSTPQDIALLDARRGVQMFRKVNVPVLGLVQNMSVFRCPKCNHQTHIFGSDGATELANTLGLEVLGDIPLHLNIRETSDNGQPVVVSCSDSPEAKAYRNVASAVLRRLTEESS; encoded by the exons ATGGGATTTTTCAGTAGGTGCAGAAAGCTTTCACATGTGTTGAAGCAAAGCTCGGCTAATGCTGTGCTGTATTCATGTAATAATACACATGTTCAGCCGCTTTCAGCTGCCTGTAAACATGATGTTCGATTCAAG AGTTCAGGCGCTGGTGAGAAACTGCAGGAGAGGCAGAAGGCCCACATGGCACGTGGCCTGCCCAAACAAAAGCCCATAGCAGGAGTTAAAGAGGTCATCGTTGTTGCTTCAGGAAAAGGAGGTGTTGGTAAATCTACCACAGCAG TAAATCTTGCCCTTGCATTTATGGCCAATGATCAG AGTAAGACAGTGGGTCTTTTAGATGCTGATGTTTACGGTCCCTCCATTCCAAAGCTAATGAACCTTAGAGGAAACCCAGAATTAACAGAGA GCAACTTAATGAGACCCCTTACAAACTTTGGAATCCCTTG CATGTCGATGGGATTTCTGGTTGAAGATACAGCACCCATTGTGTGGAGAGGTCTGATGGTCATGTCAGCTATTGAGAAACTCCTTAGGCAG GTAGATTGGGGACTTTTGGATTACTTGGTGATTGACATGCCACCCGGCACTGGGGATGTCCAGCTTTCCATCACACAGAACATCCCAGTTGCAG GTGCTGTAATCGTGTCTACTCCACAGGACATTGCTTTATTAGATGCACGCAGGGGTGTTCAAATGTTCCGGAAGGTTAACGTGCCG gtGCTGGGATTAGTTCAGAACATGAGTGTTTTCCGATGTCCTAAGTGCAACCACCAGACGCACATCTTTGGGTCAGATGGAGCCACTGAATTGGCTAATACCCTTGGACTTGAGGTTCTTG gagaCATTCCGCTGCATCTGAACATCAGAGAGACGTCAGACAATGGTCAGCCTGTGGTTGTGTCCTGTTCTGACAGTCCTGAG GCTAAAGCCTACAGGAACGTAGCCTCAGCAGTGCTGCGTCGTCTCACTGAGGAGTCCAGCTGA